Within Candidatus Brocadia sp., the genomic segment AGCCAAACATGCCCTTAAGCTCAAGAGTTCCTGTCCATACAAGCTTATTGCCTATCATGCACAGCAGTGTGCCGAAAAGTATTTAAAGGCTTACCTTGTTTTTAGAAATATTGACTTTCCTTACACCCACAACATATCCCATCTATTAGAATTATGTCCTGATTTTACAGTACTGGCAAAGGATTTACAGGAAGCAAAAGTTTTAACCCCTTATGCAATTACTGCACGTTATCCAGGAAAAGGTAGGGTAAGTAAACGAGATGCCTTACAGGCAGTAAAGATTGCAGATACTGTAAGAAAAATAATAAGAGGTACTTTAAAAAAGAGAGGGTTAAAAATTTCATAGTACATAAAATGGTACTTGGTGTTGCCAGTTGATTAATGACAAAAGATCAAAAGGTCAAGGGCGAATCTTTCAAATTGACAAATTCTATCT encodes:
- a CDS encoding HEPN domain-containing protein — translated: MSESRSEIIRKTKEWLVHADEDLRLAKHALKLKSSCPYKLIAYHAQQCAEKYLKAYLVFRNIDFPYTHNISHLLELCPDFTVLAKDLQEAKVLTPYAITARYPGKGRVSKRDALQAVKIADTVRKIIRGTLKKRGLKIS